Proteins encoded within one genomic window of Halodesulfurarchaeum formicicum:
- a CDS encoding type II secretion system F family protein: MGERIEWATTGATVLTILGLDELLASVRDRLDEFSRIRAVGAAPDLIAFVILQLKLTPSLERGADFATGAVDGRLSRSLAAHRITAVSGDRAFETFGAEWAPYAPSLRRASTLLGVAMDAPAERRAETLADALEAVLEGTRERVVEFSTAIRGPAMGIYAFGVMLPLALVGLLPVLSSTGGGVSMVALAVAYDLLVPLGLIASGVWLWARRPAIADSAFDRGLLAHGTSWVTVVLAGLGAAILATPGATVLGPSWVGPIVAVGASLGTALFVWLRPIVEEQDRLDELAARLPDVLAVAGQRLEAGAPLERTLPAIGQRFDGPIGDLFEAGATRRLQSGEPVEAALLGPDGVVAELSRKRVRAATSLLVTAGEYGPEGGATLQTVGSYLGELFAVEREARRELAQTTSTLRQTAVVFAPAIAGVTVALATGMNAAEAGYTIEVAPLGRVVGIYVLLLAAILPSLSVVLARGFDPVRMGFQSGIALGVSSLVYPLSFVAARTLVYV; encoded by the coding sequence ATGGGTGAGCGAATCGAGTGGGCGACGACCGGGGCGACAGTCCTGACGATCCTGGGGCTGGACGAGCTGTTGGCGTCGGTTCGGGATCGACTCGACGAGTTCAGTCGAATCCGGGCGGTCGGGGCCGCTCCGGACCTGATCGCCTTCGTGATCCTCCAGTTGAAACTCACGCCGTCCCTGGAACGCGGCGCGGACTTCGCGACGGGGGCCGTCGACGGCCGACTGAGTCGCTCGCTTGCGGCCCATCGGATCACGGCCGTCTCCGGTGACCGTGCCTTCGAGACGTTCGGTGCCGAATGGGCACCCTATGCCCCATCCCTTCGCCGGGCGAGTACCCTGTTGGGGGTCGCGATGGACGCGCCTGCAGAGCGACGGGCGGAGACGCTGGCCGATGCCCTCGAAGCGGTCCTCGAAGGGACTCGCGAACGGGTCGTCGAGTTCTCGACGGCCATTCGCGGGCCGGCGATGGGGATCTACGCGTTCGGCGTGATGCTCCCGCTCGCACTGGTCGGGTTGTTGCCAGTGCTCTCCTCGACTGGTGGCGGCGTCTCGATGGTCGCGCTGGCGGTCGCGTACGATCTGCTGGTTCCGCTCGGGTTGATCGCGAGCGGCGTATGGCTGTGGGCCCGCCGGCCGGCGATCGCCGACAGCGCGTTCGACCGCGGGCTGCTGGCCCACGGGACGAGTTGGGTCACGGTGGTGCTGGCCGGGCTTGGTGCGGCCATCCTCGCCACGCCGGGCGCGACCGTCCTTGGACCGTCCTGGGTCGGGCCGATCGTCGCCGTCGGCGCGAGTCTGGGGACTGCACTGTTCGTCTGGCTCCGGCCGATCGTCGAGGAGCAGGACCGACTCGACGAGCTAGCGGCCCGGCTCCCCGACGTGCTGGCCGTCGCCGGGCAACGACTCGAAGCCGGTGCCCCCCTCGAACGGACGCTGCCCGCCATCGGCCAGCGCTTCGACGGACCGATCGGCGATCTCTTCGAAGCGGGTGCAACTCGCCGACTTCAATCGGGCGAGCCGGTCGAGGCGGCGCTTCTCGGTCCCGATGGTGTGGTGGCCGAACTGTCACGGAAGCGTGTCCGAGCGGCCACGTCGCTTCTCGTGACGGCGGGCGAGTACGGTCCCGAAGGCGGGGCGACACTCCAGACCGTCGGGAGCTACCTGGGTGAGCTGTTCGCGGTCGAGCGTGAGGCCCGCCGCGAACTCGCACAGACCACGAGCACGCTCCGGCAGACCGCGGTCGTGTTCGCGCCGGCGATCGCCGGGGTCACGGTGGCGCTGGCGACGGGGATGAACGCCGCGGAGGCGGGCTACACCATCGAGGTCGCGCCGCTGGGCCGTGTCGTGGGCATCTATGTCCTCCTGCTCGCGGCGATTCTCCCCTCGCTCTCGGTCGTCCTGGCTCGCGGGTTCGACCCGGTCCGGATGGGCTTTCAGAGCGGGATCGCGCTGGGTGTCAGCAGCCTCGTCTACCCGCTTTCCTTCGTGGCCGCCCGGACGCTGGTGTATGTTTAA
- a CDS encoding ATPase, T2SS/T4P/T4SS family, producing the protein MFGSSDDAEAACQCVPTTDGSTLQLDATSCPSGGDLVTSGACRRTVVEAISRPIEVIRIQRAGVVRVHKGEAVDLFRAAAQFAGRIGARDERLATRTREDPLDVSAEAAGRAGLVGEAATASGLASYEDDSYEHVLDPIRVPTIASSALDQRPPSDGVLRGSRVLDSGATVRVYDRPHGQPIHHLEPLEYTLGDTALSTLAAARDRLLATAPGTTRDHRAAVEAVAGTDCPIDTLTRVLQKHTAGYGVFEDLFADDRLSEVFVNAPATENSLFVRVDGEERRTNVRLTDRGADRLAAGLRSESGRAFSRASPTIDASLSGIGSADAVRVAGVREPASDGYAFALRVEGTDRWRLHDLVANETLGPAAAGLLSVAMERGGALLIAGPRGAGKTTMASALLWELPAHTRLLAIEDTPELPVRALQDAGRDVQRLEAAADPNAAIDPATALRTALRFGNGALAVGEVRGEEASVLYEAMRVGAASDTVIGTIHGDGYEGVKERVVADLGVPESSFAATDLLVTLKPTADGKRVHTIEEVTDGGSATLYAYDGTQLNETPRLERGNSHFVESISTPGETYAETRRAIETRADALTGSPLTRDSHTSEARADG; encoded by the coding sequence ATGTTCGGATCGTCGGACGACGCCGAGGCCGCCTGCCAGTGTGTGCCCACGACGGACGGATCGACCCTGCAACTCGACGCGACTTCCTGCCCGTCCGGCGGTGACCTCGTGACGAGTGGGGCCTGCCGTCGGACTGTCGTCGAAGCGATTTCTCGACCCATCGAAGTGATTCGCATCCAGCGAGCCGGCGTCGTGCGGGTGCACAAGGGTGAGGCGGTCGACCTGTTCCGTGCCGCCGCCCAGTTCGCTGGTCGGATCGGGGCCCGGGACGAACGCCTCGCCACGCGTACCCGCGAGGATCCCCTCGATGTGTCCGCCGAGGCCGCTGGGCGGGCTGGACTTGTCGGCGAGGCAGCCACGGCGAGTGGGCTGGCCTCGTACGAGGACGACAGCTACGAGCACGTACTCGATCCGATCCGGGTCCCCACGATCGCGTCGAGCGCACTCGACCAGCGGCCGCCGTCGGATGGGGTGCTCCGGGGTTCCCGCGTGCTCGATTCCGGCGCGACCGTTCGGGTCTACGATCGGCCCCACGGCCAGCCGATCCATCACCTCGAACCGCTGGAGTACACCCTCGGGGACACGGCCCTGTCGACACTTGCCGCGGCGCGGGATCGGCTGCTCGCGACGGCCCCCGGCACAACGAGGGATCATCGAGCGGCGGTCGAGGCCGTCGCCGGGACGGACTGCCCGATCGACACGCTCACCCGGGTACTCCAGAAACACACCGCCGGATACGGCGTCTTCGAGGATCTCTTTGCCGACGACCGGCTGTCGGAGGTCTTCGTCAACGCACCGGCGACCGAGAACTCGCTTTTCGTCCGCGTGGACGGCGAGGAACGGCGCACGAACGTCAGGCTCACCGACCGCGGCGCGGATCGACTCGCCGCCGGTCTCCGCTCCGAGAGTGGTCGGGCCTTCTCGCGGGCCTCGCCGACTATCGACGCCTCGCTCTCCGGGATCGGGTCGGCCGACGCCGTGCGGGTTGCGGGTGTTCGTGAACCCGCGAGCGATGGATATGCCTTCGCGCTCCGGGTCGAGGGCACCGATCGTTGGCGATTACACGATCTGGTCGCGAATGAGACCCTTGGGCCTGCGGCGGCTGGGTTACTCTCCGTGGCGATGGAGCGGGGCGGCGCCCTGTTGATCGCCGGGCCGCGAGGGGCTGGAAAGACCACGATGGCCTCGGCGTTGCTCTGGGAACTCCCCGCCCACACTCGCCTGCTGGCCATCGAGGACACGCCGGAGTTGCCCGTTCGGGCGCTCCAGGACGCTGGTCGGGACGTGCAGCGCCTCGAAGCCGCCGCCGACCCGAATGCGGCGATCGATCCGGCGACCGCGCTGCGGACCGCGCTTCGATTTGGCAACGGCGCGCTGGCGGTCGGCGAGGTCCGGGGCGAGGAAGCGTCGGTCCTCTATGAAGCCATGCGGGTGGGCGCAGCCAGCGACACCGTCATCGGGACGATCCACGGCGACGGCTACGAGGGGGTGAAAGAGCGGGTGGTGGCCGACCTGGGGGTCCCTGAGTCTTCCTTTGCCGCGACGGATCTCCTGGTCACGCTCAAACCCACGGCCGATGGGAAGCGAGTCCACACGATCGAGGAGGTCACCGACGGGGGAAGTGCCACCCTCTATGCGTACGACGGCACGCAACTGAATGAGACGCCGCGCCTCGAACGGGGAAACAGTCACTTCGTCGAGTCGATCAGCACTCCGGGAGAGACCTACGCCGAGACCCGCCGGGCGATCGAGACTCGTGCCGACGCGCTCACGGGGTCGCCGCTCACTCGGGACAGTCACACATCGGAGGCTCGGGCTGATGGGTGA
- a CDS encoding DUF7311 family protein, with protein sequence MSVRVLLAVVLAAALIGVAMPAIHEAQAARADQQLSGSVDRLTAGATDLTRHNDPVQPGVPGARRQVSVTIPPKPAGVSLSIEPASGNGTDTVLRTSVPGEPDSITRLSMPVRPVGTERAVRWNDTLVLDDSSDLTLRYRLVDGRPVVTVARGFK encoded by the coding sequence ATGAGCGTTCGGGTGTTGCTCGCGGTGGTCCTCGCCGCGGCACTCATCGGGGTTGCGATGCCAGCGATTCACGAGGCCCAGGCGGCCCGGGCCGACCAGCAACTCTCGGGGAGTGTCGATCGGCTGACCGCTGGAGCGACCGACCTCACTCGCCACAACGATCCAGTCCAGCCCGGCGTTCCGGGGGCTCGCCGACAGGTGTCGGTGACCATCCCCCCGAAACCCGCAGGCGTTTCTCTCAGTATCGAACCCGCTTCGGGAAACGGAACCGACACCGTCCTCCGGACCAGCGTTCCCGGCGAGCCCGACTCGATCACCCGTCTCTCGATGCCCGTTCGTCCTGTGGGCACGGAACGAGCAGTCCGGTGGAACGACACGCTCGTTCTCGACGATTCGAGTGACCTCACCCTTCGGTATCGGCTCGTCGACGGGCGGCCGGTGGTGACGGTGGCCCGAGGGTTCAAGTAG
- a CDS encoding DUF7310 family coiled-coil domain-containing protein: MPARRSIDERLGALERRFDDREGPAAPTSADTDPAREESLEARIESLEETVTELRSEVQALRGYVGQVEHVNQSVERRADAAIAAVERLESAPKTPPPIATASPDPTTADADSGTETTESDPAEPAEPTAESGLLDRLRDLR; the protein is encoded by the coding sequence ATGCCTGCACGACGCTCCATCGACGAACGACTAGGTGCTCTTGAACGCCGATTCGACGACCGTGAGGGTCCGGCCGCACCGACCAGCGCGGACACCGACCCCGCCCGGGAGGAGTCCCTCGAAGCCCGAATCGAATCCCTTGAGGAGACAGTCACCGAACTCCGCTCGGAGGTCCAGGCCTTGCGGGGCTATGTGGGCCAGGTCGAGCACGTCAACCAGTCGGTCGAACGGCGGGCCGACGCGGCGATAGCCGCCGTCGAACGGCTCGAATCGGCTCCGAAGACCCCACCGCCGATCGCCACGGCCAGCCCCGACCCGACGACAGCGGACGCCGATTCTGGGACCGAAACCACCGAGTCTGATCCCGCGGAGCCGGCCGAACCCACCGCGGAGTCGGGACTCCTCGATCGGCTTCGGGACCTTCGATGA
- a CDS encoding alkaline phosphatase family protein, which yields MGLFDRLRGDDGPRVAFVGIDGVPWSLIEDNPETFPNLTAMAEDGAGGPMNSIVPPESSACWPALTTGTNPGKTGVYGFQDREVGSYDTYVPMGNDVQSTRLWNRVVEADRNATVMNVPVTFPPDREPTRMVSGFLSPSVEKAAVPASFASELESMGYRIDVNAKLGHDADKTEFIQDAFETLEARYQAFERYVEEGDWDLFFGVFMTTDRVNHFLFEEYERDGEYHDEFLEFYATVDSYLGALREKLPADTTMVVASDHGFTTLDYEVHLNTWLQEAGWLSFESEDPEDLSDIASETTAYSFIPGRFYLNLDGREPRGSVPESEYESVRADLKAEIESLTGPDGRPVVDRVVPKEEAFAGDHDDIAPDLIAIPNDGFDLKSGFTSHENVFDKGPRNGMHTFEEATLIVDDPSVSIPAETDLLDIAPTILDLLDLDPEVPEFDGESRC from the coding sequence ATGGGTCTGTTCGACCGGTTGCGCGGGGACGACGGTCCGCGTGTAGCGTTTGTGGGCATCGACGGGGTTCCGTGGTCGCTCATCGAGGACAACCCCGAGACGTTCCCGAACCTCACGGCGATGGCCGAGGACGGGGCCGGGGGGCCAATGAACAGCATCGTTCCGCCGGAGTCGAGTGCCTGCTGGCCGGCGCTCACGACCGGGACCAACCCCGGTAAAACTGGCGTGTACGGCTTCCAGGACCGTGAGGTCGGCTCCTATGACACCTACGTCCCGATGGGGAACGACGTGCAGTCGACCCGCCTCTGGAACCGGGTCGTCGAGGCCGACCGGAACGCGACGGTCATGAACGTGCCCGTCACCTTCCCGCCGGACCGGGAACCGACACGGATGGTCTCGGGGTTCCTCTCGCCCTCCGTCGAGAAGGCGGCCGTCCCCGCTAGCTTTGCCTCCGAACTCGAATCGATGGGCTACCGGATCGACGTGAACGCGAAACTGGGCCACGACGCGGACAAAACTGAGTTCATCCAGGACGCCTTCGAGACCCTCGAAGCGCGGTACCAGGCCTTCGAGCGGTACGTCGAGGAGGGAGACTGGGACCTCTTTTTCGGCGTGTTCATGACGACCGACCGGGTCAATCACTTCCTCTTCGAGGAGTATGAACGCGACGGCGAGTACCACGACGAGTTCCTCGAGTTCTACGCGACCGTCGATTCGTACCTGGGAGCGCTCCGCGAGAAGCTTCCGGCGGACACGACGATGGTCGTCGCGAGCGACCACGGCTTCACCACGCTGGATTACGAGGTCCACTTGAACACCTGGCTCCAGGAGGCTGGTTGGCTCTCCTTCGAGAGCGAGGATCCCGAGGACCTGAGCGACATCGCCTCGGAGACGACCGCCTACTCCTTCATCCCCGGCCGCTTCTACCTCAATCTCGACGGGCGGGAGCCCCGCGGGTCGGTGCCCGAGTCCGAGTACGAATCGGTTCGTGCGGATCTCAAAGCGGAGATCGAGTCCCTGACGGGCCCGGACGGCCGCCCCGTCGTCGACCGAGTCGTTCCGAAAGAGGAGGCGTTCGCGGGCGATCACGACGACATCGCGCCGGATCTGATCGCGATTCCGAACGACGGCTTCGACCTCAAATCCGGGTTTACGAGCCACGAGAACGTCTTCGACAAGGGCCCACGAAACGGGATGCACACCTTCGAGGAGGCCACGCTGATCGTGGACGACCCGTCCGTGTCGATCCCCGCGGAGACGGACTTGCTCGACATCGCGCCGACGATTCTCGATCTGCTGGACCTCGATCCGGAGGTCCCCGAGTTCGACGGCGAGTCCCGCTGCTGA
- a CDS encoding inorganic diphosphatase, with the protein MTNLFEDLETGPNPPETIYAVIECLKGERNKYEYDKDIPGVVLDRVLHSNVHYPGDYGFIPQSFYDDGDPFDVLVLVEDQTFPGCVIEARPIGLMRMDDDGEQDDKVLAVPAEDPRYDHMQDLADVPQQTLDEISEFFETYKNLEAGKEVTTQGWEDREAAFDAIEHAQELYVEEFE; encoded by the coding sequence ATGACGAATCTCTTCGAAGACCTCGAAACCGGGCCGAACCCACCGGAGACCATCTATGCGGTCATCGAGTGTCTCAAGGGCGAACGCAACAAGTACGAGTACGACAAGGACATCCCCGGCGTGGTGCTCGACCGGGTCCTGCACAGCAACGTCCACTACCCGGGCGATTACGGCTTTATCCCCCAATCTTTCTACGACGACGGTGATCCCTTCGACGTGCTGGTGCTGGTCGAGGACCAGACCTTCCCCGGCTGTGTCATCGAGGCCCGCCCGATCGGGCTGATGCGGATGGACGACGACGGCGAGCAGGACGACAAGGTCCTGGCGGTCCCCGCCGAGGACCCCCGCTATGACCACATGCAGGACCTGGCCGACGTGCCCCAGCAGACCCTCGATGAGATCTCGGAGTTCTTCGAGACCTACAAGAACCTGGAGGCAGGCAAGGAAGTCACCACCCAGGGCTGGGAGGACCGGGAGGCTGCCTTCGACGCCATCGAGCACGCCCAGGAGCTCTACGTCGAAGAGTTCGAGTAG
- a CDS encoding PadR family transcriptional regulator gives MAEARSAEVAVARELTAFQKNILTVLAEQPRYGLAIKRELESYYDDEVNHGRLYPNLDDLVSEGFVEKSALDKRTNEYALTDAGMEAVKDDLTWSLEHFVTDSERAELVDAIVDEA, from the coding sequence ATGGCAGAAGCACGGAGCGCCGAGGTGGCGGTTGCACGGGAGCTGACGGCATTTCAGAAGAACATCCTCACGGTCCTCGCCGAGCAGCCCCGATACGGGCTCGCGATCAAGCGAGAGCTGGAGTCCTATTACGACGACGAAGTCAACCACGGACGCCTGTACCCCAACCTGGACGACCTGGTTTCGGAGGGCTTCGTGGAGAAGAGCGCGCTCGACAAGCGGACCAACGAGTACGCGCTCACGGACGCGGGCATGGAGGCCGTCAAGGATGACCTCACCTGGAGTCTGGAACACTTCGTGACGGACAGCGAACGCGCAGAACTCGTCGACGCCATCGTCGACGAAGCTTAA
- a CDS encoding DUF7108 family protein, with product MPELPEPVVETARAMTRALRRGTHQDPDALRDRRERLLARFDYTARVREDDSGPVLVCHPAAWLDDDGVFQPEAMESTAAAVERDLFEPAVEGGWATIEAHNRELAGEVQDRYGDPHGATATAFAEYMANHHEAPIEAASESAVKTFLTEYLPRNAWPTQAQKANAETSIRRLFDVAGEPVPLDRDRKR from the coding sequence ATGCCTGAACTGCCGGAGCCGGTCGTGGAGACGGCGCGGGCGATGACCCGAGCACTCCGCCGTGGCACCCATCAGGACCCGGACGCACTGCGAGATCGACGCGAACGGCTCCTCGCTCGGTTCGACTACACGGCTCGCGTTCGTGAGGACGATTCTGGGCCGGTCCTGGTCTGTCATCCCGCCGCGTGGCTCGACGACGATGGGGTGTTCCAGCCCGAAGCAATGGAGTCGACGGCAGCGGCGGTCGAGCGGGATCTCTTCGAGCCGGCCGTCGAGGGGGGCTGGGCCACGATCGAGGCCCACAACCGCGAACTCGCTGGGGAAGTACAGGACCGATACGGTGATCCCCACGGCGCCACGGCGACGGCGTTTGCCGAGTACATGGCGAATCACCACGAGGCGCCCATCGAGGCTGCCTCGGAATCGGCGGTCAAAACCTTTCTCACCGAGTACCTCCCGCGAAACGCCTGGCCGACCCAGGCACAGAAAGCAAATGCCGAAACCTCGATTCGGCGGCTTTTCGACGTCGCGGGTGAGCCCGTGCCGCTCGACCGTGACCGGAAACGGTGA